The following proteins come from a genomic window of Methanosarcinales archaeon:
- a CDS encoding serine--tRNA ligase — protein MELQFRLQGLFKTSADPTPAKDAIIELLTNAQGTVLSKGAPEGQGAKITAQDVTSDGIFVEITSGRHVRAHDAILRLRKPLAGMLGKEHRIGVRGLEIPEFMVHIPARKPLKQMKIPYVKSMEYIDGAIVLSLELGQAEIENRVPDRIISLLEDKVAAQDYGGKAEHWHLLWESGKKEPLFTTDPTQELMKLGWIKRGSSRGQWIHGPQSVAVFRAFERIVVEEIIKPLGYREMIFPKLVTWDVWQRSGHAKGVYPEIYYVCPPKTRDPEFWEEVIDHYKVTLEVPLDMVAEKIDKPIGGLCYAQCPPFWPFLQGETLPDDNLPLFVFDRSGTSHRYESGGLHGMERVDEFHRMELVFVGTPEQVVAHSEAMQKRYSHIFNDILDLEWRMAWVTPWFMAQEGLTGLATESRVGTIDYEASMPYRGEDAEWLEFQNMSVNGDKYPKGFNVKHQSNQALWSGCSGIGLERWASAFYAQKGLDPDKWPEAFRKIVGELPEGIRFL, from the coding sequence ATGGAACTCCAGTTTAGACTTCAAGGACTTTTCAAGACAAGTGCAGACCCCACTCCAGCGAAGGACGCAATAATTGAGCTGTTAACAAATGCCCAGGGAACTGTGCTTTCCAAAGGAGCACCCGAGGGGCAGGGTGCCAAAATAACTGCACAGGATGTTACCAGTGATGGAATATTTGTTGAGATCACGTCTGGCAGGCATGTACGGGCCCATGATGCAATTTTGCGGCTTCGCAAACCCCTGGCCGGGATGCTGGGAAAGGAGCACAGGATAGGTGTCAGGGGTCTTGAGATACCTGAATTCATGGTGCATATCCCGGCCCGGAAACCGTTGAAGCAGATGAAGATACCATACGTGAAGAGTATGGAATATATTGACGGAGCCATAGTGCTTTCACTGGAACTGGGCCAGGCAGAGATCGAGAACCGGGTGCCTGATCGCATCATATCGCTTTTAGAGGATAAGGTGGCGGCACAGGATTACGGGGGCAAGGCCGAACACTGGCACCTGTTGTGGGAAAGCGGGAAAAAGGAGCCTTTGTTCACAACAGACCCTACCCAGGAGCTGATGAAGCTGGGCTGGATCAAACGGGGCAGCAGCAGGGGCCAGTGGATACACGGTCCCCAGAGCGTGGCAGTGTTCAGGGCTTTCGAGAGGATCGTGGTGGAAGAGATCATTAAACCGCTGGGGTACAGGGAGATGATATTTCCGAAACTGGTCACCTGGGACGTGTGGCAGCGCTCGGGTCATGCCAAGGGTGTGTATCCTGAGATCTATTACGTGTGCCCGCCCAAGACCAGGGACCCCGAGTTCTGGGAAGAGGTGATAGATCACTACAAGGTCACGCTGGAGGTGCCGCTGGATATGGTGGCTGAGAAGATCGATAAACCCATCGGAGGCTTATGTTATGCCCAGTGCCCGCCGTTCTGGCCTTTCCTGCAGGGTGAGACCCTGCCTGACGACAACCTGCCTCTGTTCGTGTTCGACCGCAGCGGGACATCCCACCGATATGAGAGCGGCGGTCTCCACGGTATGGAGCGGGTGGATGAGTTCCACCGCATGGAGCTGGTTTTCGTTGGCACGCCCGAGCAGGTGGTGGCCCATTCCGAGGCCATGCAGAAGCGGTACAGTCACATTTTCAACGATATCCTGGACCTGGAATGGAGAATGGCCTGGGTGACACCCTGGTTCATGGCGCAGGAGGGACTGACCGGCCTCGCTACCGAGAGCCGGGTAGGCACCATCGATTACGAGGCCTCCATGCCATACAGGGGCGAGGATGCGGAATGGCTGGAGTTCCAGAACATGAGCGTGAACGGTGATAAGTATCCCAAAGGTTTCAATGTAAAGCACCAGAGCAACCAGGCACTATGGTCAGGCTGCAGCGGGATAGGGCTTGAACGCTGGGCGAGTGCTTTTTATGCTCAAAAGGGGCTGGATCCTGATAAGTGGCCTGAGGCTTTCAGGAAGATCGTTGGGGAATTGCCTGAGGGGATCAGGTTCCTTTGA
- a CDS encoding DHH family phosphoesterase yields MTARLVSLAEKAAKALENYSFVRVISHNDADGITAGGIISNALLRSNIIFRTSIVSSFNQDVVDSIDNYGEGSAVVFCDMGSGQPDLVNRIKDDVFIIDHHQVIGDHSGWVHVNPQVVGIDGATLLSASGTAYFVARAMGDNVDLAGLALTGAVGDKQRMEGPNLEILLEGQNAGVISVRKGLRIPDGPVDEVLLTLLEPYLDIAGDREATDRFIEELGVNGNILDMGAKDISKLASAMALKIAGRAEPAVTQSIVGDVLILNKEVVSNIYSLEWMLNCCGKMDLPALGLALCMRDASVIEEAARISSKYQKTVFEQVKAGEKLIREMDHIRYVALEDASGTGIIAGTLIRYVCPDKPFITLNIVKDVVKVSARGTRRLVDKGLDLGVAMREAAAGVGGQGGGHNVASGASIPPQAIDEFLGAVDKIVGGQLG; encoded by the coding sequence ATGACAGCTAGATTGGTCTCTCTGGCAGAAAAAGCTGCAAAAGCACTTGAAAATTATAGTTTTGTCAGGGTCATATCCCATAATGACGCGGATGGCATTACTGCCGGCGGGATTATTTCTAATGCACTGCTGAGATCCAATATTATTTTCAGGACCTCGATAGTAAGTAGCTTTAATCAGGATGTGGTCGATAGCATCGACAATTATGGAGAAGGCAGTGCTGTTGTGTTCTGTGATATGGGCAGCGGCCAGCCTGATCTGGTTAACCGGATAAAGGATGATGTATTCATAATCGACCACCATCAGGTCATTGGTGACCATTCAGGTTGGGTCCATGTCAATCCTCAGGTGGTGGGTATTGATGGAGCTACGTTACTATCTGCTTCCGGGACTGCTTATTTCGTGGCCCGGGCCATGGGTGATAATGTTGATCTGGCGGGTCTGGCATTAACAGGGGCAGTGGGAGATAAACAGAGAATGGAAGGGCCAAATCTGGAAATCCTGCTGGAGGGCCAGAACGCGGGAGTCATATCTGTTAGAAAAGGCCTCAGGATACCGGACGGGCCCGTGGATGAGGTACTGCTGACCCTGCTTGAGCCGTATCTTGACATAGCGGGGGACAGGGAAGCTACAGATCGATTTATAGAAGAGCTGGGAGTGAATGGCAATATACTGGACATGGGGGCGAAGGACATTAGTAAACTGGCTTCGGCCATGGCATTGAAAATTGCTGGCAGGGCTGAACCGGCTGTTACTCAGTCCATAGTGGGAGATGTGTTGATACTGAACAAGGAAGTGGTATCAAATATCTACAGCCTGGAATGGATGCTTAACTGCTGCGGGAAAATGGACCTGCCAGCCCTGGGCCTGGCACTGTGCATGAGAGATGCCAGTGTGATTGAAGAGGCGGCCAGGATATCTTCCAAATACCAGAAGACAGTGTTTGAGCAGGTAAAGGCTGGCGAGAAATTGATCAGGGAAATGGACCATATAAGATACGTGGCACTGGAAGATGCTTCCGGGACCGGTATTATTGCAGGCACATTGATACGGTATGTATGTCCTGATAAACCATTTATTACATTGAATATTGTGAAAGATGTTGTCAAAGTATCGGCCAGGGGTACCAGGCGACTGGTGGATAAAGGACTTGACCTTGGCGTTGCCATGCGTGAAGCTGCTGCCGGTGTGGGCGGCCAGGGCGGAGGTCATAATGTTGCATCAGGGGCCAGTATTCCGCCTCAGGCAATTGATGAGTTTTTGGGAGCAGTGGATAAGATAGTCGGAGGCCAGCTGGGATGA
- a CDS encoding 30S ribosomal protein S15, with the protein MAKMHTRRKGSSRSTKPLRTEAPQWVTFSSDEIEKKVVELANEGNSTSKIGIIMRDMYGVPDITLSTGKKVSKILEGYDAAPKLPEDFTNLITKALRLRVHIASNHKDNHNKRALNLTEAKVRRLAKYYRCTGLLPKDWKYNPDTAERFITE; encoded by the coding sequence TTGGCTAAAATGCATACCAGAAGAAAGGGCTCCTCAAGGTCCACAAAACCTTTGAGAACAGAAGCCCCGCAATGGGTCACCTTTTCATCTGATGAAATAGAAAAAAAAGTGGTAGAGCTTGCCAACGAGGGGAATTCTACCAGCAAAATAGGTATTATCATGAGGGACATGTACGGGGTCCCTGATATCACATTATCTACAGGTAAGAAGGTCAGTAAGATACTTGAAGGATATGATGCAGCACCAAAGTTGCCAGAGGATTTTACCAATCTTATTACCAAAGCATTGAGACTTAGGGTCCATATTGCATCAAATCATAAAGATAACCACAATAAAAGGGCTTTGAATCTCACTGAAGCAAAAGTGCGAAGACTTGCAAAATACTATCGCTGCACAGGTTTATTACCAAAAGACTGGAAATACAATCCAGATACTGCTGAGAGATTTATTACTGAGTAA
- the glyS gene encoding glycine--tRNA ligase encodes MDKYDSVMELAKRRGFLWNSFEIYGGSAGFYDYGPLGAMLKRRIENIWRDIFVVNEGYYEIEAPTIGIEDVFVASGHVGGFSDPLSECQKCHEAFRADHLVQDVVDNPDTLSSAEISEIITKNLIKCPDCGGELGDAYEFNLMFSTNIGPGSKRTGYLRPETAQGMFVDFPRLLRFYREKLPFGVSQIGKAYRNEISPRQGVIRLREFTQAEAEIFVDPKNKNHPKFESISGKKLTLYSDPAQSNGSDQVEMSMENAVQQGTIAHQFLAYSMILTQEFLLRVGISHDRLRFRQHMKDEMAHYAIDCWDAEILSDRFGWVEIVGIADRTDYDLKAHSTVSKTDLSVYVEYDEPKSTDKLLIKPDMGKIGPAYKGKAKAVVEALQSLDANDQQDGEIRITVDGEQITIPPDMFQIQKVTETVRGENIVPHVIEPSFGIDRITYGVLEHAYREEDVEGEDESRIVLGLKGEVAPVQVAILPLLTRQELIGPAREIESSLKKKGIMVGYDDSGTIGRRYRRNDEIGTPYSITVDYDTLEDGTVTIRDIETMKQVRSPVINIADTIFDLIYGNLQFQDAGTQVT; translated from the coding sequence ATGGACAAGTATGACAGTGTGATGGAACTTGCAAAGAGACGGGGTTTCCTCTGGAATTCATTTGAGATATATGGCGGATCAGCCGGGTTTTATGATTACGGGCCGTTAGGAGCCATGTTAAAGCGCAGAATAGAAAATATCTGGCGGGATATTTTTGTTGTAAATGAGGGATATTATGAGATCGAAGCACCTACCATTGGCATTGAGGATGTGTTTGTGGCTTCAGGTCATGTGGGTGGATTCTCTGACCCTTTGTCAGAATGCCAGAAATGCCATGAAGCATTCAGGGCAGATCATCTTGTCCAGGATGTCGTAGATAATCCTGACACTTTATCATCAGCCGAAATCAGTGAAATAATAACAAAGAATCTTATCAAATGCCCGGACTGTGGTGGGGAATTGGGAGATGCATATGAGTTCAACCTGATGTTTAGCACAAATATCGGTCCCGGCTCAAAACGTACGGGTTACCTGCGGCCCGAGACTGCACAGGGTATGTTCGTTGATTTTCCCAGACTCCTTCGTTTCTACAGGGAAAAATTGCCTTTCGGAGTCTCACAGATCGGAAAGGCTTACCGCAATGAGATATCACCACGGCAGGGTGTAATTCGTCTGCGGGAATTCACCCAGGCAGAAGCCGAGATATTCGTAGACCCAAAAAATAAGAATCATCCAAAATTTGAGAGTATTTCAGGAAAAAAACTGACATTATATTCAGATCCTGCTCAATCCAATGGCAGTGACCAGGTAGAAATGAGCATGGAGAATGCTGTGCAGCAAGGTACTATCGCTCACCAGTTTCTGGCTTATTCCATGATACTGACCCAGGAATTCCTGTTGCGTGTGGGCATATCGCATGATCGTCTGCGGTTCAGGCAACACATGAAGGACGAGATGGCCCATTATGCTATTGATTGCTGGGACGCCGAGATATTATCTGACAGGTTCGGTTGGGTTGAAATTGTGGGGATAGCAGATCGTACAGATTATGACCTCAAAGCCCACAGCACGGTCAGTAAGACTGATCTATCAGTCTACGTGGAATATGATGAACCAAAAAGTACAGACAAGCTTTTAATTAAACCTGATATGGGTAAGATAGGACCGGCATATAAAGGCAAGGCAAAAGCAGTTGTGGAAGCATTACAGTCACTGGATGCAAATGATCAACAAGATGGGGAGATCAGGATCACTGTTGATGGGGAACAGATCACCATACCTCCCGATATGTTCCAGATCCAGAAAGTTACCGAAACTGTGAGGGGCGAGAATATCGTGCCCCACGTTATAGAACCGTCTTTCGGGATCGACAGGATCACATATGGAGTGCTTGAACATGCTTACAGGGAAGAGGATGTTGAAGGCGAGGACGAGTCAAGGATCGTACTGGGCTTAAAAGGTGAAGTAGCTCCTGTCCAGGTTGCCATATTGCCCTTATTGACCAGGCAGGAACTCATAGGACCTGCCAGAGAGATCGAATCCTCATTAAAAAAGAAGGGCATAATGGTGGGCTATGACGATTCAGGCACTATCGGCAGGCGGTACCGCAGAAATGACGAGATCGGTACACCCTATTCAATTACCGTTGATTATGATACACTTGAGGACGGAACGGTAACCATCAGGGATATTGAAACAATGAAACAGGTGCGATCCCCGGTGATAAATATAGCTGACACCATATTTGATCTGATTTATGGGAATCTTCAATTCCAGGATGCTGGTACACAGGTCACCTAA
- a CDS encoding NAD(P)/FAD-dependent oxidoreductase, whose product MKVLIIGGGLGGLLCAARLVKAGHTVEVYERLPMIGGRFINLEHKGFQLTSGALHMIPHGPNGPLASMLKEVGAEVHIVTSSPMAFLRIPENGGFKDIQFHDFADPLSWLNKLKLTFLTFKSKFDKPKNKNFKQWFYPFINDEWLVKMADSFCGWSLSMSCEDVSAEEMLAIIKNMYSWGGPGVPMGGCGAVIDALESVILSGSGRIHTNCEVDRILTVDGRAVGVEIKGKTVMGDLIISNIGHKSTTELYDHPQTDEFREYIEVLQKLKPSAGIKISIGADKPLIGHSGVLLTPYANRINGMNEVTNIDPSLAPPGKHLVMTHQTVKSDDIQSEIHLGLQDIKNLFPGEDYEVLMVQTYRDDWPVNRAESGSDLGNSTPLKGLYIVGDGAKGKGGIEVEGVALGVANTMELLNI is encoded by the coding sequence ATAAAAGTATTGATAATTGGAGGTGGTCTTGGAGGACTGCTTTGTGCAGCTCGCTTGGTGAAGGCCGGTCATACAGTGGAAGTTTATGAACGTCTTCCCATGATAGGGGGACGGTTCATAAACCTGGAACATAAAGGATTCCAACTCACATCAGGAGCCCTGCATATGATCCCACACGGCCCCAACGGTCCTTTAGCATCCATGCTAAAAGAAGTGGGTGCTGAGGTGCATATCGTCACTTCATCTCCCATGGCGTTTCTCAGGATTCCTGAAAATGGTGGATTTAAAGACATTCAATTCCATGATTTTGCAGACCCGCTCTCCTGGTTGAATAAACTGAAACTGACCTTTCTTACTTTTAAATCCAAATTCGATAAACCAAAAAATAAGAATTTCAAGCAATGGTTTTACCCATTCATAAACGACGAGTGGTTGGTCAAGATGGCCGATTCATTCTGCGGCTGGTCACTGAGCATGTCATGTGAAGATGTATCGGCTGAGGAGATGCTGGCTATCATCAAGAATATGTACAGTTGGGGCGGTCCAGGGGTGCCGATGGGAGGATGCGGCGCGGTAATTGATGCCCTTGAAAGTGTAATACTATCTGGCAGTGGACGTATTCATACCAATTGTGAGGTGGACAGGATCCTCACAGTTGACGGCAGGGCCGTGGGTGTAGAGATCAAAGGTAAAACCGTAATGGGTGATCTGATCATAAGTAATATCGGTCACAAAAGTACAACTGAGCTCTACGACCACCCCCAGACTGATGAATTCAGGGAATATATAGAAGTTTTACAAAAGTTGAAACCATCTGCCGGTATCAAGATATCAATTGGGGCAGATAAGCCTCTAATCGGCCACAGCGGTGTGTTATTAACCCCCTATGCGAATCGAATTAACGGTATGAACGAGGTTACCAATATCGATCCATCCCTGGCACCTCCTGGTAAACACCTGGTAATGACCCACCAGACTGTAAAATCCGATGACATACAGTCCGAGATACACCTGGGACTCCAGGATATTAAGAATTTGTTCCCTGGTGAGGATTATGAGGTTCTTATGGTGCAGACCTATCGGGATGACTGGCCTGTAAACAGGGCAGAATCTGGTTCTGACCTTGGCAACTCTACTCCTTTAAAGGGACTCTATATTGTAGGTGATGGTGCAAAAGGCAAGGGCGGAATAGAGGTGGAAGGTGTGGCTCTCGGCGTGGCAAATACTATGGAGCTGCTAAATATTTAA
- a CDS encoding 4Fe-4S binding protein produces the protein MKIIDNCVGCGQCVTFCPSHAISVCGQAMIGDTCTRCHLCIPYCPVKAIRRDDQ, from the coding sequence ATGAAGATCATAGATAATTGTGTAGGTTGCGGTCAGTGTGTCACTTTTTGTCCAAGTCATGCCATTTCTGTTTGCGGACAGGCCATGATAGGCGATACATGTACCCGGTGCCATCTATGTATCCCCTACTGCCCTGTGAAAGCTATCAGGAGGGATGATCAATAA
- a CDS encoding peptide-methionine (S)-S-oxide reductase: protein MSFKDEVKNKEQYSSIIFYLDNEQKAIAENVINILKEKGYNVVTKLKEAATFWKAEDYHQDYYTKKRGTPYCHVYTKRFD, encoded by the coding sequence TTGAGTTTCAAAGATGAGGTAAAAAACAAGGAACAGTATAGTTCAATCATATTTTATTTAGATAATGAACAAAAAGCAATAGCAGAAAATGTGATCAATATTTTGAAAGAGAAAGGATACAATGTTGTGACAAAATTAAAAGAAGCGGCTACCTTCTGGAAAGCTGAGGATTATCATCAAGATTACTACACTAAAAAAAGAGGGACACCATACTGTCATGTTTATACAAAACGCTTTGATTGA
- a CDS encoding catalase translates to MSNKNQKYKLTTAFGIPVADDQNSLSAGERGPVLMQDTHLLEKLAHFDRERIPERVVHAKGAGAGGYFEVTADVTKYTKAKFLSEIGKRCEVFARFSTVGGEKGSADAERDPRGFALKFYTEEGNYDLVGNNTPVFFIRDPLKFPDFIHTQKRNPAMNCKDPNMFWDFLSLTPESIHQVTILYSDRGIPASFRNMNGYSSHTFKWYNEMGEYFWVQYHFKTDQGIKNLTRQEAEIIRGKDPDHATRDLYEAIERGDYPSWTLQMQIMTPEQAKDYRFDIFDITKVWPHADFPPIEVGKLVLNRNPENYFAEVEQAAFGPGNLVPGIATSPDKMLQGRLFSYHDTHIHRLGPNYHLLPVNAPKNAPENSYQRDGFMRTDPNGDGGPNYWPNSFNGPEPDISAKEPQIEISGKADRFQYTHPNDDFVQPGNLYRDVMSDQDRENLAGNIIGHLGGAQKRIQLRQTALFFKADPDYGRRVAKGLKLDIKEVENLAYMSHDERAKATL, encoded by the coding sequence ATGAGTAACAAGAATCAGAAATATAAATTAACTACTGCTTTTGGGATACCTGTAGCTGACGATCAAAATAGCCTTAGTGCCGGAGAACGAGGTCCGGTTCTGATGCAGGATACTCACCTGCTGGAGAAATTAGCTCACTTTGATCGTGAACGTATCCCTGAACGTGTAGTGCATGCAAAGGGAGCCGGTGCAGGAGGATACTTTGAGGTTACTGCAGATGTCACCAAATACACAAAGGCAAAGTTTCTTTCCGAAATTGGCAAGAGATGCGAGGTATTTGCCCGGTTTTCAACTGTTGGAGGAGAGAAGGGATCAGCAGATGCCGAGCGTGATCCACGGGGATTTGCTTTAAAGTTTTATACAGAGGAAGGCAACTATGATTTAGTCGGGAATAATACACCGGTTTTTTTCATACGTGACCCGTTAAAATTTCCAGATTTCATACACACACAAAAGCGTAACCCTGCCATGAACTGTAAGGATCCGAATATGTTCTGGGATTTCCTTTCACTGACGCCTGAATCAATTCACCAGGTAACCATTCTCTATTCCGATCGTGGCATTCCAGCCTCATTTAGAAACATGAATGGCTATAGCAGTCACACATTTAAGTGGTATAATGAGATGGGTGAATATTTCTGGGTGCAATATCATTTTAAGACTGATCAGGGAATTAAGAATCTTACTCGTCAGGAAGCAGAGATTATTCGCGGAAAGGACCCGGACCACGCTACAAGGGATCTCTATGAGGCTATTGAACGGGGAGATTACCCATCATGGACTCTCCAGATGCAGATAATGACCCCTGAGCAGGCAAAGGATTATCGTTTTGATATCTTTGATATCACTAAAGTCTGGCCCCATGCTGACTTTCCACCGATCGAAGTTGGAAAGCTGGTTTTGAACCGTAATCCTGAAAATTACTTTGCAGAAGTTGAACAGGCTGCATTCGGCCCGGGGAATCTTGTGCCAGGTATTGCCACTTCTCCGGATAAGATGCTCCAGGGTCGTCTTTTCTCGTATCATGATACCCATATCCACAGACTGGGTCCCAACTATCACCTGCTGCCAGTAAATGCACCAAAAAATGCACCTGAGAACAGCTATCAGCGCGATGGATTTATGCGTACCGATCCAAATGGGGACGGTGGTCCGAATTACTGGCCAAACAGTTTTAATGGTCCTGAGCCAGACATTTCTGCAAAAGAACCTCAGATAGAAATCTCAGGAAAAGCAGATCGTTTCCAATATACGCATCCAAACGATGATTTTGTTCAACCTGGCAATCTATATCGTGATGTAATGAGCGATCAGGATCGTGAGAATCTGGCAGGCAATATTATTGGTCATCTTGGAGGAGCGCAAAAGCGTATCCAACTCCGTCAGACGGCTCTGTTCTTCAAGGCAGATCCGGATTATGGTCGTCGGGTGGCTAAGGGACTTAAACTGGATATAAAAGAAGTTGAGAATTTGGCTTATATGTCACACGATGAACGAGCAAAAGCAACATTATAA
- a CDS encoding thioredoxin family protein encodes MAIINDSTKETVKKKLEEGLEGKITLVMFTQEIECQFCSESRELVNEVAQLSPKIEAKIYDFMKDEKEAKKYGVKKIPAIVMLGDKDYGIRHYGTPSGYEFPTFVEDMINVSKGRTDLSEEVKKELADIKKKVHIQVLVTPTCPYCSKAVLTAHKIAIENDNITADMVEIVEFPDIAQRYGAMSVPKIVINELADFTGAQPPEKFLEEIHKALAAADNPMYM; translated from the coding sequence ATGGCAATAATCAACGATTCCACTAAAGAAACTGTAAAGAAAAAGCTGGAAGAAGGACTGGAGGGGAAGATCACACTGGTAATGTTCACCCAGGAGATCGAATGCCAGTTCTGTAGTGAATCCCGGGAACTCGTGAATGAGGTAGCTCAATTATCACCCAAGATCGAAGCTAAAATCTATGATTTCATGAAAGATGAAAAAGAGGCTAAGAAATATGGTGTGAAAAAAATCCCTGCAATTGTAATGCTTGGTGATAAGGATTATGGGATCAGGCACTATGGTACTCCATCAGGTTATGAATTTCCCACATTTGTTGAAGATATGATCAATGTATCAAAAGGCAGGACCGACCTATCTGAGGAAGTAAAAAAAGAATTAGCAGACATAAAGAAGAAAGTGCACATCCAGGTACTTGTGACTCCCACTTGTCCGTATTGTTCAAAAGCTGTTCTGACTGCCCATAAAATTGCAATTGAGAACGACAATATTACGGCTGATATGGTGGAGATCGTGGAATTCCCTGATATTGCTCAAAGATACGGTGCCATGAGTGTACCCAAGATCGTGATCAATGAATTAGCTGATTTCACAGGCGCCCAGCCTCCAGAGAAATTTCTGGAAGAGATACACAAGGCTTTGGCAGCAGCTGATAATCCCATGTACATGTAA
- a CDS encoding TM0996/MTH895 family glutaredoxin-like protein, translating to MKIEILGTGCAKCKQTTKNVQKAVDELGLDIQIEKVEDINRILEYGVMMTPGVVIDGEVKIAGKIPDVSQITKWITE from the coding sequence TTGAAAATTGAAATATTAGGTACTGGCTGCGCAAAATGCAAACAAACCACAAAAAATGTTCAAAAGGCAGTGGATGAACTGGGTCTGGATATCCAGATAGAGAAGGTAGAAGATATTAATCGGATACTGGAATATGGAGTGATGATGACCCCGGGTGTTGTGATCGATGGAGAGGTGAAAATAGCAGGCAAAATACCTGATGTCAGCCAGATCACTAAGTGGATAACCGAATAA
- a CDS encoding thioredoxin family protein, which yields MDDKGGCSCFNAALVDHALKKKKSNLHEAKCPVCFKIFTTNREGREIICFDCGKGLKHKVGVLGIGGKQFNDTLNLVVRAVVGTEFRVIPITDVETIMTYEVALTPAVVVDGRVMCEGSVPEYDDICNWIGKRR from the coding sequence ATGGATGATAAGGGTGGATGCAGCTGCTTTAATGCTGCACTGGTGGATCATGCTTTAAAGAAGAAAAAAAGCAATTTGCATGAGGCGAAATGTCCGGTGTGTTTCAAGATATTTACCACTAACCGGGAAGGCCGTGAAATAATATGTTTTGATTGTGGAAAGGGATTAAAACATAAAGTGGGGGTATTGGGCATTGGCGGTAAGCAGTTTAATGATACATTAAACCTGGTGGTGAGGGCTGTGGTGGGAACTGAATTCAGGGTCATACCAATAACAGATGTGGAAACCATAATGACATACGAGGTGGCCCTTACTCCTGCTGTGGTAGTTGACGGCAGGGTGATGTGTGAGGGGAGTGTTCCTGAATATGATGATATTTGTAATTGGATAGGCAAGAGGCGTTAG
- a CDS encoding 4Fe-4S binding protein encodes MISKNGRDNIINIIIDENKCTGCGECMKICKSRSLEIRDNKCVVTSPGECKICMLCKVTCPEKAIQIEV; translated from the coding sequence ATTATATCTAAAAACGGGCGGGATAACATAATCAATATCATAATAGATGAGAACAAATGTACTGGATGCGGAGAATGCATGAAAATATGCAAGAGCCGAAGTCTGGAGATACGGGACAATAAATGTGTGGTTACCAGTCCTGGGGAGTGTAAGATCTGTATGTTATGCAAAGTCACATGTCCTGAAAAGGCAATTCAGATAGAGGTGTGA